One window of the Flexibacter flexilis DSM 6793 genome contains the following:
- the rlmN gene encoding 23S rRNA (adenine(2503)-C(2))-methyltransferase RlmN, which translates to MMETTTKKDIRKASLEEIKTFLTTHGEKAFRAKQIYEWLWQKSVQDFEAMTNLSLKTRQLLAEHFSIRGVTVSKRQVSADKTVKSAFRLHDGHLVEGVLIPADDRMTACVSSQVGCSLTCKFCATGYMDRKRNLDGAEIYDQVVLIRNQAEELYQTPLTNIVYMGMGEPLLNYTAVLESVRYITSPEGLNMAPKRITVSTAGVAKMIKKLGDDEVKFNLALSLHAADDVKRNQIMPINESNSLEALKEALQYFYKKTHSRVTYEYILFYNFNDTLEDARKLHEFTKHTPCKVNIIEYNPISEANFVNTDEDSLEKFRRYLEDRGVIVNVRRSRGKDIDAACGQLAGKEKNTADTATTAS; encoded by the coding sequence ATGATGGAGACTACAACCAAGAAAGATATACGCAAGGCCAGCCTTGAAGAGATAAAAACGTTTCTGACCACACACGGCGAGAAGGCTTTCCGTGCCAAACAGATTTATGAATGGCTTTGGCAAAAGTCGGTACAGGATTTTGAGGCCATGACTAATTTGTCGCTCAAAACACGCCAATTGCTTGCCGAACACTTCAGTATCAGGGGCGTAACCGTATCCAAAAGGCAAGTAAGCGCAGACAAAACCGTTAAGTCGGCGTTTCGTCTGCACGACGGGCATTTGGTGGAAGGCGTACTCATTCCCGCCGACGACCGCATGACGGCTTGCGTGTCTTCGCAGGTGGGTTGTTCGCTTACGTGCAAGTTCTGCGCGACGGGCTATATGGACAGAAAACGCAATCTTGACGGCGCAGAAATTTATGACCAAGTCGTACTGATCCGCAATCAGGCCGAAGAACTGTACCAAACGCCGCTGACCAACATCGTGTATATGGGCATGGGCGAACCTTTGCTCAATTATACCGCTGTGTTGGAATCGGTGCGCTACATCACTTCGCCCGAAGGCCTGAATATGGCTCCCAAACGCATTACGGTTTCCACCGCAGGCGTGGCAAAAATGATTAAAAAATTAGGTGATGATGAGGTGAAATTCAATTTGGCACTGTCGCTACACGCTGCCGACGACGTGAAGCGCAACCAAATTATGCCCATCAACGAATCCAATTCGCTGGAAGCACTCAAAGAAGCATTGCAATATTTTTACAAGAAGACGCATAGCCGCGTTACTTACGAATATATTCTTTTCTATAATTTTAATGATACGCTGGAAGATGCCCGCAAGCTCCACGAGTTCACGAAGCACACGCCTTGCAAGGTAAATATCATTGAATACAACCCGATTTCGGAAGCCAATTTTGTGAATACGGACGAAGATTCTTTGGAAAAATTCCGTCGGTATTTGGAAGACAGAGGCGTAATTGTGAACGTGCGCCGAAGCAGAGGCAAAGACATTGATGCTGCTTGCGGACAGTTGGCTGGAAAAGAAAAAAACACAGCAGATACGGCTACGACAGCTTCCTAA
- the pyrF gene encoding orotidine-5'-phosphate decarboxylase, with translation MNRQQLAEQIRKKQSYLCVGLDTDITKIPAHLLSEPNPVLTFNRAIMEATADLCVAYKPNTAFYESLGSEGWQTLEQTLAAVPQDILTIADAKRGDIGNTSAMYARAFFEQMNVDAVTVAPYMGADSVKPFLGFRDKWAIVLALTSNAGSADFQTLNLEKEQTRLYETVIQKCMLWASADELMFVVGATQAAQIAHIRSLAPDYFFLVPGVGAQGGDLEEVSRLGFNQSVGLLVNASRSILYASSGKDFAEKARAEAKRLQQQMQDCLEKYL, from the coding sequence ATGAATCGCCAGCAACTTGCCGAACAAATCCGAAAGAAACAGTCTTATTTGTGTGTGGGCTTGGACACGGACATCACCAAAATCCCTGCGCATTTGCTTTCCGAACCCAATCCCGTACTCACTTTCAACCGTGCCATTATGGAGGCTACCGCAGATTTGTGTGTGGCTTACAAACCCAACACGGCTTTTTATGAGTCGCTGGGAAGTGAAGGTTGGCAGACGCTGGAACAGACGTTGGCCGCCGTGCCACAAGACATCCTCACCATTGCCGATGCCAAACGCGGCGATATTGGCAACACGTCGGCCATGTACGCACGCGCTTTTTTTGAGCAAATGAATGTAGATGCCGTAACGGTTGCTCCGTATATGGGTGCGGACTCTGTAAAACCTTTTTTGGGTTTTCGGGACAAATGGGCTATTGTGCTGGCACTGACTTCTAATGCGGGAAGCGCGGATTTTCAAACGCTAAATTTAGAAAAAGAACAAACGCGTCTTTACGAAACCGTGATTCAGAAATGTATGTTGTGGGCAAGTGCCGACGAACTGATGTTTGTGGTTGGCGCGACACAAGCCGCCCAAATTGCGCATATTCGTAGCCTCGCGCCTGATTATTTCTTTTTGGTGCCAGGCGTGGGCGCACAAGGTGGCGATTTGGAAGAAGTTTCGCGTTTGGGTTTTAACCAATCAGTCGGTTTGTTGGTTAATGCCTCGCGCAGTATTTTGTATGCGTCTTCTGGCAAGGATTTTGCGGAAAAAGCGCGTGCGGAAGCCAAACGTTTACAGCAGCAAATGCAGGATTGTTTGGAAAAATATTTGTAG
- a CDS encoding sensor histidine kinase, producing the protein MFFAFWGKIRDTCAHAWVWLSLAVLLAAVAWGVQWQHDRISAQQRQAHFWESSTARLHGELQTMEEHAASILGHLQNDSVFNFQNLLEHGHYPVSIFRNGQLLFWSASRIQPDYSVLAGHYAYKLLNAQDAQCIVARHFFVSGVRHDTIELFTLLPLYTKFPVENNYLKPTWNFTPFNGLEISATASPRRHENYFTAKGQFLFSVPLPSDFPPASDVRAKALYVYLWFGAILLATVACWIEAKKWARRVRIEIGLGLLVSYLVALRWVMLELNFPMDFADMDLFNPRYYASSRLTPSLGDLLLNLLSVCIIVIYLLRYALVSQAYKALCAWRWQARWVVAAVLVSASYWVLYLAFQTLRTLYFDAQWSLDITSGGITFPFLKIMSLVVFILLSVAFFFLNHLLAHTFLRITRLKTAAAWATMAAGMLLYLFSTVIFGVKFAWLLVPLNAVYWVLMYWIRFPKYLTRPVYQTYLYIFSATVVVAAIGGYSLFDFKQQENLQNRRKMAEQLVGSTDALAEYLLQDIMLRVQADEFIQTRMASFGNKNLIVRKIKRAYIENYFDKYDLQVSIFAADGRNYSSSDNFQTLAQWQQQYEQQDFSTEHENVYFLRHPDANTLTEYTCLIPIHSTLPDAPVLGHIVLDLRQRKGYASNVYPELLLDQKITPVFQPRGYSYAVYDGPKMQLAFGEFDYQKEWNTALFQDSALYADGLKVAHWQHLAMHGDGNTTVVVSAPSYPFKNLFSNFSFLFLILIFGTIILTIIYLSYQRIVRGKPLTLAATIQLYLNGAFFVPMAAVSFFTLSIISSGYRHDLERVLMNRTDAVANNLAPYLEKYAMQQISYEEFDETLRQMATYTGLDINLFDEKGRLILSSQPAIYEKELLSERINPWAIVEIDERKRNAILQKESVGLFNYSSVYEGVRATQTGELLGFVSIPFFDSSNELNKQVASVLDTIINIFTIIFMLFLLLSYYASHRLLVPLKIITQRLHRTSLLDENEPLYWPRHDEIGLLVSEYNKMLRNLAESKIALSRSEKESAWREMAQQVAHEIKNPLTPMKLTLQYLQNAMQNGHPNVEAITQKATNTLLVQVENLNDIATSFSAFAKMPTPRMERFDVAQTLRQTVALYQSNDNTEIHMDIPAASVYVLADEKLMSRIFTNLIINAIQAVPQSRTPQIGVRLHTEDGQVKISVSDNGSGIPSEIQHKVFIPNFSTKYAGSGIGLAVAKRGIEHAGGKIWFETAEDEGTTFFIDLKISE; encoded by the coding sequence ATGTTTTTTGCTTTTTGGGGTAAAATAAGAGATACGTGCGCTCATGCGTGGGTTTGGTTGAGTTTGGCAGTGTTGTTGGCGGCGGTGGCGTGGGGTGTGCAGTGGCAACACGACCGCATTTCGGCGCAGCAGCGACAAGCGCATTTTTGGGAAAGCTCCACTGCCAGACTGCATGGCGAATTGCAAACAATGGAAGAACACGCCGCCTCTATTTTGGGGCATTTGCAAAACGACTCGGTTTTTAACTTTCAAAATCTGCTCGAACACGGCCATTATCCTGTTTCTATTTTTCGTAACGGACAACTTTTGTTTTGGTCGGCTTCGCGCATTCAGCCCGATTATAGCGTATTGGCGGGGCATTATGCGTATAAATTGCTCAATGCCCAAGATGCGCAATGTATTGTAGCCCGACATTTTTTTGTGTCGGGGGTGCGCCACGACACCATCGAACTGTTTACGTTGCTGCCGCTTTACACCAAATTTCCCGTAGAAAATAATTACCTAAAACCCACTTGGAATTTTACGCCCTTCAATGGCTTGGAAATCTCCGCGACAGCTTCGCCGCGCCGCCACGAAAATTATTTTACGGCCAAAGGCCAATTTTTGTTTTCCGTGCCACTGCCTTCGGATTTTCCGCCTGCTTCTGATGTCCGCGCAAAGGCTTTGTATGTGTATTTGTGGTTTGGAGCGATACTCTTGGCAACGGTAGCGTGTTGGATTGAGGCCAAAAAGTGGGCGCGTCGCGTGCGCATCGAAATTGGCTTGGGGTTGTTGGTTTCGTATTTGGTGGCTTTGCGTTGGGTGATGCTGGAGCTTAATTTCCCCATGGATTTTGCGGACATGGACTTGTTCAACCCGCGTTATTATGCTTCTTCGCGGCTTACGCCTTCGCTGGGCGACTTGCTTCTGAACTTGTTGTCTGTCTGCATCATCGTTATTTATTTGTTGCGCTACGCGTTGGTTTCGCAGGCCTACAAAGCCTTGTGTGCGTGGCGTTGGCAGGCGCGTTGGGTGGTGGCCGCTGTGTTGGTAAGTGCGAGTTATTGGGTGTTGTATTTGGCTTTCCAGACGCTCCGAACGCTGTATTTTGATGCGCAATGGTCACTGGACATCACTTCTGGCGGCATTACGTTTCCTTTCCTCAAAATCATGTCGCTGGTCGTATTTATTTTGCTTTCGGTGGCGTTTTTCTTTCTAAATCACCTGTTAGCGCATACTTTTTTGCGCATTACGCGCCTGAAAACTGCCGCTGCGTGGGCAACGATGGCGGCGGGAATGCTACTTTATTTGTTTTCGACGGTCATTTTTGGGGTAAAATTTGCGTGGCTGCTCGTGCCGCTCAACGCCGTGTACTGGGTGCTGATGTACTGGATTCGTTTTCCCAAATACCTCACCCGACCTGTTTACCAAACTTATTTGTATATTTTTTCGGCTACGGTGGTGGTGGCCGCCATTGGTGGTTATTCGCTTTTTGATTTCAAACAACAAGAAAACCTTCAAAATCGCCGCAAAATGGCCGAACAACTCGTAGGCAGCACCGACGCACTGGCCGAATACCTTTTGCAAGACATTATGTTGCGTGTGCAAGCCGACGAATTTATACAAACTCGCATGGCTTCTTTTGGCAATAAAAATTTGATTGTCAGGAAAATAAAGCGTGCTTATATCGAAAATTATTTTGATAAATACGATTTGCAAGTAAGCATTTTTGCCGCCGACGGTCGCAATTATAGCAGCTCCGACAACTTCCAGACGCTTGCGCAATGGCAGCAACAGTACGAACAACAAGACTTTAGCACCGAACACGAAAACGTGTATTTCTTGCGCCACCCCGACGCGAATACGCTCACCGAATACACTTGCTTAATTCCGATTCATAGCACTTTGCCCGACGCGCCAGTGCTGGGACATATCGTTTTGGATTTGCGGCAGCGCAAAGGCTACGCGTCCAATGTGTATCCAGAATTGCTTCTCGACCAAAAAATTACGCCTGTATTTCAGCCGCGCGGTTATAGTTATGCCGTGTACGATGGCCCGAAAATGCAATTGGCTTTTGGGGAATTTGATTACCAAAAAGAATGGAATACGGCTTTGTTTCAGGACTCGGCACTGTACGCCGACGGCCTCAAAGTGGCGCATTGGCAACATTTGGCCATGCACGGCGACGGTAATACGACCGTTGTGGTTAGTGCGCCGTCTTATCCGTTCAAAAACTTGTTCAGTAACTTTTCATTTTTGTTTTTGATTCTGATTTTCGGAACTATCATTCTGACTATCATTTATTTGTCGTATCAAAGAATCGTAAGAGGCAAGCCGCTCACGTTGGCCGCCACCATTCAATTGTATCTTAACGGTGCCTTTTTTGTCCCAATGGCAGCGGTGAGTTTCTTTACCTTAAGTATCATTAGTAGCGGTTATCGGCACGATTTGGAACGCGTACTTATGAACCGCACCGACGCGGTGGCCAACAACCTCGCGCCGTATCTGGAAAAGTACGCCATGCAACAAATTTCGTACGAAGAATTTGACGAGACTTTGCGCCAAATGGCCACTTATACGGGGCTGGATATCAATTTATTTGATGAAAAAGGGCGACTCATTTTGTCGAGCCAACCCGCCATTTACGAAAAAGAATTGTTGTCGGAACGCATCAATCCTTGGGCGATAGTCGAAATTGACGAACGCAAACGCAACGCCATTTTGCAAAAAGAATCCGTTGGTTTGTTCAATTACAGTTCCGTGTACGAGGGCGTACGCGCCACCCAAACGGGCGAGTTGTTGGGCTTTGTCAGTATTCCGTTTTTTGATTCTTCCAACGAACTTAACAAGCAGGTAGCTAGTGTGTTGGATACGATAATCAATATTTTTACGATTATCTTTATGTTGTTCTTGCTGCTTTCTTATTACGCCTCGCATCGTTTGCTTGTTCCGCTCAAAATCATTACGCAGCGTTTGCATCGCACGAGTTTGTTAGACGAAAATGAGCCGTTGTATTGGCCGCGCCACGACGAAATTGGGCTGTTGGTCAGTGAGTATAACAAAATGCTTCGCAATTTGGCAGAAAGTAAAATTGCACTGTCGCGGAGCGAAAAAGAGTCGGCGTGGCGCGAAATGGCGCAGCAAGTGGCGCACGAAATCAAAAATCCGCTTACGCCCATGAAACTCACGTTGCAATACTTACAAAACGCTATGCAAAACGGCCATCCGAATGTAGAAGCCATTACCCAAAAAGCCACCAATACGCTTTTGGTGCAAGTGGAAAACCTGAACGACATTGCTACTTCGTTTTCGGCTTTTGCCAAAATGCCAACGCCGCGCATGGAGCGTTTTGATGTGGCGCAAACGCTGCGGCAAACGGTGGCTTTGTACCAGTCCAACGACAACACCGAAATACACATGGATATTCCCGCCGCTTCCGTGTATGTGTTGGCCGATGAAAAACTGATGAGCCGAATTTTTACAAATCTGATTATCAATGCGATACAAGCCGTACCGCAAAGCCGAACGCCGCAAATTGGCGTGCGTTTGCACACGGAAGACGGCCAAGTTAAAATCAGTGTTTCTGACAATGGCAGCGGCATTCCGTCCGAGATTCAGCACAAAGTTTTTATTCCAAATTTTAGTACCAAATACGCAGGTTCGGGAATCGGCTTGGCCGTAGCCAAACGCGGCATCGAGCACGCAGGCGGAAAAATTTGGTTTGAAACCGCCGAAGACGAAGGCACTACGTTTTTTATTGACCTGAAAATCAGTGAGTAA
- a CDS encoding T9SS type A sorting domain-containing protein, which translates to MKKIITFILSCWAVAAAQAQVTFEPLESYKPVYSTQSSKANARTTNTVTLPFFDDFSQATGQPNTAYWLPKGGVISSNDFCLNPPSINAASFDGIKADGTPYDPATTAIGPIDSLISQPIDLSGIDPSLANSVYLSFFWEAGGVSPTFEPSLPADSMVLQFKTVNGKWRTRWKKIPPVNTGVFKQEMLQIPVDSFLFDNFQFRFLANGRRNGNFDMWQIDYVYLNAERAATDTTYSDLALCRAPSTLLKNYTAMPHEHFTADALSDTVTTVLKNFKSSMTAFAVDFLVKDPVQTLVAVPTSSIDGSTAPAMPNLEPRKLTVNKSNITLTSFADSTILTHLFAIAPNTDSNIFPDNDTMRATTTLKNYYSFSDETPEMQATITGNAARVAWRFNIAQLDTLTAIAVYLPKSTTVSSTTIKPRIWTALSGVNGATADVVKLNFGAKVVDFSSSSYNDFVVFDLRDTSYTKRLVNGEIYIGWENGTLVGSSAKVLMGVDINHQNTGQFYTNTNGSWFTYNSAQNNIMIRAIFGHEKPVISSTKSRINNQLPVSVYPVPSHTSIHISSDEDGTALESVIVFNQLGQKVAEQTAENAATNLQLSVADLPQGVYVLHISTAKGTAIRKFVRD; encoded by the coding sequence ATGAAAAAAATTATCACTTTTATATTGTCGTGTTGGGCTGTGGCGGCAGCGCAAGCACAAGTTACTTTTGAGCCTTTAGAAAGTTATAAACCCGTATATTCTACGCAAAGCAGCAAGGCCAACGCCCGCACAACCAACACCGTAACACTCCCTTTTTTCGATGATTTTTCGCAGGCAACAGGCCAGCCTAACACAGCGTACTGGTTGCCCAAAGGCGGCGTAATTTCCAGTAACGATTTTTGTCTGAACCCACCCAGCATCAACGCGGCCAGCTTTGACGGCATCAAAGCCGATGGCACGCCTTACGACCCAGCCACAACGGCCATTGGCCCAATAGATTCGCTTATTTCGCAGCCAATAGACCTTTCGGGCATCGACCCAAGCCTTGCCAATAGCGTGTATTTGAGCTTTTTCTGGGAAGCAGGCGGCGTTTCGCCAACCTTTGAACCAAGTTTGCCAGCCGACTCGATGGTTTTGCAATTTAAAACCGTAAACGGCAAATGGCGTACACGTTGGAAGAAAATTCCGCCAGTTAATACAGGCGTTTTTAAGCAAGAAATGCTACAAATTCCTGTGGATTCTTTTTTGTTTGATAATTTCCAATTCAGATTTTTGGCCAATGGCCGCCGCAATGGCAATTTTGATATGTGGCAAATAGATTATGTGTATCTGAATGCCGAACGCGCCGCCACCGATACCACTTACTCGGATTTGGCACTTTGTCGGGCACCAAGCACTTTGCTCAAAAATTATACGGCCATGCCGCACGAGCATTTCACGGCAGACGCTTTGAGCGATACGGTAACCACTGTTTTGAAAAACTTTAAATCCAGCATGACGGCTTTTGCGGTAGATTTTTTGGTGAAAGACCCCGTTCAAACGCTTGTAGCCGTGCCAACCAGCAGCATAGACGGCAGCACCGCGCCAGCCATGCCCAATTTAGAACCACGCAAACTCACCGTAAACAAAAGTAACATTACACTTACGTCTTTTGCGGATTCGACGATACTCACACATTTGTTTGCCATTGCTCCCAACACGGATTCTAATATTTTCCCTGACAATGACACGATGCGCGCCACCACCACACTCAAAAATTATTATAGCTTCTCCGACGAAACGCCCGAAATGCAGGCCACCATTACAGGCAACGCGGCAAGAGTGGCTTGGCGTTTTAACATTGCCCAACTCGATACCCTGACGGCCATTGCCGTGTATTTACCCAAAAGCACTACGGTAAGTTCCACGACCATCAAACCGCGCATCTGGACAGCACTCAGCGGCGTAAATGGCGCGACGGCAGACGTTGTAAAACTGAATTTTGGGGCAAAAGTGGTGGATTTTTCGTCAAGCTCATACAATGATTTTGTGGTATTCGACCTGCGCGACACAAGCTATACAAAACGTTTAGTAAACGGAGAAATTTATATTGGTTGGGAAAATGGAACGCTTGTGGGCAGCAGTGCCAAAGTGCTGATGGGCGTGGACATTAACCACCAAAACACAGGGCAGTTTTACACCAATACCAACGGTTCTTGGTTCACGTACAACTCCGCCCAAAATAACATTATGATTCGCGCGATTTTTGGCCACGAAAAGCCCGTAATTTCATCGACCAAATCCCGCATTAACAATCAGTTGCCTGTAAGTGTTTATCCCGTTCCGAGCCATACGAGCATACATATTAGTTCCGATGAAGACGGCACAGCTTTAGAAAGTGTAATTGTATTCAATCAATTAGGTCAAAAAGTAGCCGAGCAAACCGCCGAAAATGCCGCCACAAACCTGCAACTTTCGGTAGCCGACTTGCCGCAAGGCGTGTACGTGCTGCACATTAGCACGGCCAAAGGCACGGCCATTCGTAAATTTGTGAGAGATTAA
- the hemH gene encoding ferrochelatase, with the protein MTKTTNQPKTGVLIVNLGTPDSPNTPDVRKYLREFLMDARVIDIPFMARFALVNFIIAPFRAPKSAKIYQKVWEERGSPLKFYSQDLEVLLQAALGDEYIVSMGMRYQSPSIEQALSKLKDKGLEQIIVVPLFPQYASATSGSVHEKVMQLIGQWQIIPDLKLVSSFFENPLFVEAFAELGRRYKAEYNYEHYLFTYHGLPERQIHKGDMSGGKCLTNGCCDTLHAKNKLCYRAQCFATSRFLAEKLGIAPENYTVSFQSRLGKDPWIQPYTEDVIHQLRDKNIKSVLAFSPSFVADCLETTIEVGEEYREVFEHRGGEHWRLVESLNVQPLWVETLKSIVFQYENKPVAAQPTI; encoded by the coding sequence ATGACAAAAACAACCAATCAGCCCAAAACGGGCGTTTTGATAGTAAATTTGGGTACACCCGACAGCCCCAATACGCCCGACGTGCGCAAATATTTACGCGAATTTCTGATGGACGCACGTGTCATCGATATTCCATTTATGGCGCGTTTTGCGTTGGTGAATTTCATTATTGCGCCGTTTCGTGCCCCAAAATCCGCAAAAATTTACCAAAAAGTATGGGAAGAACGCGGCTCGCCACTTAAATTTTATAGCCAAGATTTAGAAGTGCTTTTGCAGGCGGCTTTGGGCGATGAATACATCGTGAGTATGGGCATGAGATACCAGAGTCCTAGCATTGAGCAGGCACTTAGCAAGCTGAAAGACAAAGGTTTGGAGCAAATAATCGTCGTGCCTCTATTTCCGCAATACGCGTCGGCTACGTCGGGTTCGGTGCACGAAAAAGTAATGCAGCTTATTGGCCAATGGCAAATAATTCCAGACCTGAAGTTGGTGAGTAGTTTTTTTGAAAATCCGTTGTTTGTAGAGGCTTTCGCCGAGTTGGGTCGCCGCTACAAAGCCGAATACAACTACGAACATTATCTTTTCACATATCACGGCTTGCCCGAAAGACAAATTCACAAAGGCGATATGTCGGGCGGAAAATGTCTTACAAATGGTTGCTGCGATACGTTGCACGCCAAAAATAAGCTTTGTTACAGAGCACAATGTTTTGCAACCTCAAGATTTTTAGCCGAAAAACTGGGCATTGCTCCCGAAAATTATACGGTTTCGTTTCAGTCGCGTTTGGGCAAAGATCCTTGGATTCAGCCTTATACGGAAGATGTGATTCATCAGCTCCGCGACAAAAACATAAAAAGCGTGTTGGCGTTTTCGCCGTCTTTCGTGGCCGACTGTTTGGAAACAACCATCGAGGTTGGGGAAGAATATCGCGAAGTTTTTGAACACAGAGGCGGCGAACATTGGCGTTTGGTGGAAAGCCTGAACGTACAGCCGCTTTGGGTGGAAACGCTCAAAAGCATTGTTTTTCAATACGAAAACAAGCCAGTTGCCGCACAACCGACAATTTAA
- the thiL gene encoding thiamine-phosphate kinase, whose product MQQPTRTELAALGEFGLIDRIKQHVKIENKSTVRGIGDDAAVINPDGLQTVISSDLFAEGIHFDLSYTPLKHLGYKAVAANVSDIAAMNATPTQILVNIAVSNRFSVEAIDELYEGIALACENYKVDLVGGDTASSRSGLVISITAVGLAKPEQIVYRNTAKEGEVICVSGDLGAAYMGLQVLAREKQEFTANPEMQPQLSEKDYILRRQLKPEARTDIMYELRELDILPTAMIDVSDGLASEIMHLCKQSGIGALILEDELPIDNLTALTASEFGVLPVTCALNGGEDYELLFTLTQADYEKVRHHPDITAIGITKKAQDGIYLMSKGGNPYPLKAQGWQHFQA is encoded by the coding sequence TTGCAACAACCAACACGAACAGAACTCGCCGCATTGGGAGAGTTTGGCCTAATAGACCGCATAAAGCAGCACGTTAAAATTGAAAATAAATCTACGGTGCGAGGCATCGGCGACGATGCCGCCGTTATCAACCCCGACGGATTGCAAACCGTCATTTCTTCAGACTTGTTTGCCGAAGGCATTCACTTCGATTTGAGTTATACGCCCCTCAAACATTTGGGTTATAAGGCCGTGGCGGCCAATGTCTCGGACATTGCGGCCATGAACGCCACGCCAACACAAATTTTGGTCAATATCGCCGTAAGCAATCGCTTTTCGGTGGAAGCCATCGACGAGCTGTACGAAGGCATTGCCTTAGCGTGCGAAAATTACAAAGTAGATTTGGTTGGCGGCGATACGGCTTCTTCGCGTTCTGGACTGGTCATTTCTATTACGGCGGTAGGCTTGGCCAAACCCGAACAAATCGTTTACCGCAACACGGCCAAAGAAGGCGAAGTGATTTGTGTGTCGGGCGATTTGGGGGCGGCTTATATGGGCTTACAGGTGCTCGCCCGCGAAAAGCAGGAGTTTACGGCCAATCCCGAAATGCAACCGCAACTTTCCGAAAAGGACTATATTTTGCGCCGACAACTTAAGCCCGAAGCCCGCACGGACATCATGTATGAGTTGCGCGAATTGGACATATTGCCTACGGCGATGATTGATGTTTCCGATGGTTTGGCGTCCGAAATCATGCACTTGTGCAAGCAATCGGGCATTGGGGCTTTGATTCTGGAAGACGAACTTCCGATTGATAATCTTACGGCCTTGACGGCTTCTGAGTTTGGCGTTTTGCCTGTTACCTGCGCCCTCAACGGCGGCGAAGACTACGAGTTATTGTTTACGCTTACGCAAGCAGACTACGAAAAAGTACGTCATCATCCAGACATTACGGCCATTGGCATTACCAAAAAAGCCCAAGACGGCATTTATTTAATGAGTAAAGGCGGCAATCCGTATCCGCTCAAAGCGCAAGGTTGGCAGCATTTTCAAGCATAA